TGCTGACGTACGACGTCTTCGAGTTCGCGAACCGTGGTCATGCGCTGATCCCCTGGGGAGTCGGCAGCGGCGCGTAGGCGGCGCCGGTGAGGAGGGCGCTGCTGCGGGCACGCAGGGTGTCCGCCACAGCGAATGGGACGAGGGTGCCATCTTCGAGTCCGTCCAGCTGCGCATCGAGCCAGGACATCGTATCCGCGTCCCGCCAGAGGCGCTGCCGTAGCTGCTGCTCCACCACCTCCATCACCCGCTCCCGAAGTCGGGCGCGACGGCGGGACCGGAGCTCACCACTGGTGGCAAGATAGCGGAAGTGCCGATCGAGCGCGTCAGCCACCTCCGCGATCCCCTCGTTCTGGGCTGCGACCGACCGGAGTACCGGCGGCGTCCACTGCTCGGGGTGCTCGGCCTGCGCGGCCGCGCGTGCCGCACGCGCCGGGTTCATGGCGTCGCGCACGGCGTCGCGATCGGCCACCTGCCGCAGGTCCACCCCGTGATGCGCCGGCATGTGCTGCGCGCCATGCCCGGCTCGCAACCCCAGCATGAGTTCAATGTCGTTGCGCAGGCGATCGGCGCCCGGACGGTCGGCCTTGTTCACCGTGAACACGTCGGCGATCTCCATCACGCCGGCCTTGAGCGTCTGAATGGAATCGCCCGACTCGGGGACCAGCACGACGAGGGTGGAGTCAGCGGCGCGAGCAACGTCCAGCTCGCTTTGACCAACGCCCACCGTCTCGATGATGATCACGTCCAGCCCGAAACCATCGAGGACATCGCACACTTCCCGGGTGGCCGTGGCGAGTCCGCCCAGCGATCCGCGTGTGGCCATCGACCGGATGAACACCCCCGGGTCGAGGGCGACCTCTTCCATGCGAATGCGGTCGCCAAGCAGGGCCCCACCGGTGAACGGCGAGGTCGGGTCGACGGCCACGATGCCCACGGTCAGCCCAGCATCACGGTAGAAGCGCGTGAGGCGGGTGGTGAGCGTGCTCTTTCCGGCCCCCGGCGGGCCGGTGATCCCGATGCGCCGCGCCCGTCCGAGCTGCGCGTGCTGAGCGGCCAGCAGTTGCTCGAAGCCAGCCCGGTGGTTTTCCACGATGCTGACCACGCGCGCCAGCGCCGCCGGTTTGCCGTTACGGAACTGCTCCAGCAGTTGCGTCATGCTCGCGCCCACGCGACCCGCGTCACTCGTTGCTGTCGTCATGCTCATCCCGGATGTCACCCACCAACTCCTCGAGCAGATCCTCGAGGGTTACCAGCCCCACGACGGAGCCCTCGTCCTGTACGATGGCCATTTGCCGGCGCGAGCGCAGCAGTTCGAAGAGCAGTTCCTTGGCCGACGTGTCGGCGCGCGTGGTCGCGACCGGACGCATGGCCGGCACCGACTCCCCCCGGCGGCGGAAGACGTCGAAAACGTGCACCATCCCCGCGATCTGTCCGGGCGACTCGCCAAACACCGGAACACGACTGTACCCGGCGCTGGCGACCTGCCGGGCCAATTCCGCGTGGCCAAGTCCGTCCTGCACCCCGAACATTTCGCTCCGCGGCGTCATGACGTCGCGCACGGTCTTGTCACCGAATTGCACAACGCCGGAAATGATTTCCATCTCCTCGGTGGCACCGATGTCGTGGAAGGTGCCATCGCGAAGCAACTCCTCGATGCCGTCACGTCCCTCGTCCGGCTCCTGGGTCTGCTGTCGGGCCACCAGCCGCCGCACACCATGTGAGACGGCGTGAAAGGGGGCGAGGCCGAGATCGACGACGCGCAGAAGGGGAACGAGAACCGGTACCAGCTGCGGTGCCCAGCGACGGCCAATGGCGCGCGGCAGCAGCTGGCCGAACACGAGGAGGAGCAGCAGGAACAGGACGACGTCGCGCAGAAACACCCAGGCGCGCAGTCCATCCTGCATGGCGATAATCGACCCGGTCGCGAAGACGATCAGCATCACGGCGGTCCCAGCGGTGTGCACCAGCCGGGTTGGGCGCTCGAGATATCGCGCCATCGCCCCCACGCCCCCGACCTGATGCTCGATCCAGTGCCGAAGCCAGAGCCGGCTCACTGCGCGAACTGCCGTTCCCGCGGTGGTGAGCACGGCGATGGCCATGACCGCAAAGAAAATCACGACGCCGGTCATGCGTCCACCACCTCGTCGGGGTCGCTCGCCGCCTCCGCCACGGGAAGCCGCTCGAGGTACACGCGCTCGATCTTGCGACGAATGACGCGCTCGACGATCACCTTGAACGGTCCCATCACCAGCGACTCCCCGGCGCGCGGCACGCGGCCGAGCAGTTCCATGATCAGGCCACCCACGGTCGAGACATCATCACGCGAGAATTCATGCCCCAGCGCCGCCGAGAGATCATCGAGCGTCAGCCGCCCCGAGACCCAGAACCGCTCGTCGTCCTCGTTCTCCACGAGGCGTTCTTCATCATCGTACTCGTCGCGAATCTCGCCGACCAACTCTTCGAGGATGTCCTCGATTGTAACCAGCCCTGCGGTGCCGCCGTATTCGTCGGCGACGATGGCAATGTGCCGCCGCGCCTGACGGAACTCCCGCAGCAGGTCGGCAATGCGCTTCGACGCCGGGATGAAGACCGGCGGACGCATGAGCGTCGTCCAGCCGCCTTCCGGCTCGGCGTCAGCCAGGACCGCCGGCAGGAGATCCTTCACGTACAGAATGCCAACGATCTCGTCGATCGTCTCCTCGTACACGGGGACACGCGAGTGCTGAATGCTGCGCAACCGATCCACCATCTCCGACCACGGCGTCTCGCGCTCCACACCGAGCATGTCCACGCGCGGTACCATCACCTCTTCGGCCGTCGTTTCGCCAAACTCGAACACGCCGAGCAGCAGCGCCCGCTCATCGCCGGACACGTCGGTTTCACTGGTCACCACATCGCGAAACTGCTGCGCGGCCTCCTCGCGCCGCTCCTGCGTG
This genomic stretch from Gemmatimonas sp. harbors:
- a CDS encoding CBS domain-containing protein yields the protein MTGVVIFFAVMAIAVLTTAGTAVRAVSRLWLRHWIEHQVGGVGAMARYLERPTRLVHTAGTAVMLIVFATGSIIAMQDGLRAWVFLRDVVLFLLLLLVFGQLLPRAIGRRWAPQLVPVLVPLLRVVDLGLAPFHAVSHGVRRLVARQQTQEPDEGRDGIEELLRDGTFHDIGATEEMEIISGVVQFGDKTVRDVMTPRSEMFGVQDGLGHAELARQVASAGYSRVPVFGESPGQIAGMVHVFDVFRRRGESVPAMRPVATTRADTSAKELLFELLRSRRQMAIVQDEGSVVGLVTLEDLLEELVGDIRDEHDDSNE
- the meaB gene encoding methylmalonyl Co-A mutase-associated GTPase MeaB; this translates as MSMTTATSDAGRVGASMTQLLEQFRNGKPAALARVVSIVENHRAGFEQLLAAQHAQLGRARRIGITGPPGAGKSTLTTRLTRFYRDAGLTVGIVAVDPTSPFTGGALLGDRIRMEEVALDPGVFIRSMATRGSLGGLATATREVCDVLDGFGLDVIIIETVGVGQSELDVARAADSTLVVLVPESGDSIQTLKAGVMEIADVFTVNKADRPGADRLRNDIELMLGLRAGHGAQHMPAHHGVDLRQVADRDAVRDAMNPARAARAAAQAEHPEQWTPPVLRSVAAQNEGIAEVADALDRHFRYLATSGELRSRRRARLRERVMEVVEQQLRQRLWRDADTMSWLDAQLDGLEDGTLVPFAVADTLRARSSALLTGAAYAPLPTPQGISA
- a CDS encoding hemolysin family protein — encoded protein: MSAVAWGLAAAGAAVAALSAVADGALLSENALPVNSDRGGAPQPSVARAVPAREQAHRALAYARVVGHLAAGCGLAVALDLTGRPTLALVAALVLLGLATVLVAESTARVLGDALGDQAALRLAGFTRAVERVLWPVVALGNWMDGLFAEVVSESDATQERREEAAQQFRDVVTSETDVSGDERALLLGVFEFGETTAEEVMVPRVDMLGVERETPWSEMVDRLRSIQHSRVPVYEETIDEIVGILYVKDLLPAVLADAEPEGGWTTLMRPPVFIPASKRIADLLREFRQARRHIAIVADEYGGTAGLVTIEDILEELVGEIRDEYDDEERLVENEDDERFWVSGRLTLDDLSAALGHEFSRDDVSTVGGLIMELLGRVPRAGESLVMGPFKVIVERVIRRKIERVYLERLPVAEAASDPDEVVDA